The Mugil cephalus isolate CIBA_MC_2020 chromosome 19, CIBA_Mcephalus_1.1, whole genome shotgun sequence genome has a window encoding:
- the mrps2 gene encoding 28S ribosomal protein S2, mitochondrial, which produces MATRALAKGLLGLRHPRAVTIGYPCVGHQYVTAASVKSPEPAVDDVMDKIMNYPLQKPDFFRVSELFSMKDLFDARVHLGHKKGCRHRLMEPYLYGSRFDYDIFDLDKTMECLQDALNFTAHVAYRGGIILFVNRRRQFGHLVESTAKECGEYAHTRYWHGGLLTNANIQYGPGVRLPDLIVFLSTLNNVFQQHVGVRDAAKVNIPTVGVVDSNSNPSLVTYPVPGNDDTPVSMELYCRLFKMTINRAKDKRRQMELLHGLTAPSTPSS; this is translated from the exons ATGGCAACCCGGGCATTGGCGAAAG GACTTCTCGGTCTACGACACCCACGGGCTGTTACGATCGGATACCCCTGTGTGGGACATCAGTATGTCACTGCAGCGTCCGTTAAATCACCTGAACCCGCGGTTGATGATGTTATGG ATAAAATAATGAACTATCCGCTCCAGAAGCCGGACTTCTTCCGTGTGTCCGAGCTCTTCTCCATGAAAGACCTGTTTGACGCTCGAGTGCATCTTGGTCACAAAAAAGGCTGCAGGCACAG GCTCATGGAGCCTTATCTCTATGGCAGTCGCTTTGACTACGACATATTTGACCTCGACAAGACGATGGAGTGTCTGCAGGATGCCCTGAACTTTACCGCCCATGTAGCGTATCGCGGCGGCATCATACTCTTCGTGAACCGCCGCCGTCAGTTCGGCCACCTGGTGGAGAGCACTGCGAAGGAGTGTGGGGAGTACGCGCACACGCGGTACTGGCACGGCGGCCTCCTCACCAACGCCAACATCCAGTACGGCCCAGGAGTCCGCCTCCCGGACCTCATCGTCTTCCTTTCCACCCTCAATAACGTGTTTCAGCAACACGTGGGCGTCAGAGATGCAGCGAAGGTGAACATTCCCACAGTGGGCGTGGTGGACTCGAACTCCAACCCCAGCCTGGTGACGTACCCTGTGCCCGGTAATGACGACACTCCGGTTTCCATGGAGCTCTATTGTCGCTTATTCAAGATGACGATCAACCGGGCCAAAGACAAACGCAGACAGATGGAGCTCCTCCATGGCCTGACGGCGCCCTCCACGCCAAGCTCGTGA
- the ppp1r26 gene encoding protein phosphatase 1 regulatory subunit 26, which yields MYLMNVPPVAATQTEWRACGPPGGYSLPVCFNDSDTELSTRGAPISDKVQMIIESLRSTQSSLEMGDEIEGKGLSGQEGHPQVCNFAVGSYVGAKSETKSPAENRQAHVSSSNNHESSDSDSDDSVDRGIEEAILEYLKEKDDHKRKAEPCPAFLPSPKIPRKGPSVPEVSRQNSDSSAFLIASSQFVKAEPTATPATIPIKKYIKNKASLSENASKNFDSNKNTTESLVCAKEQTKAPLKTLSLFNKAVKFPVKVKVEEDSNDSSSDDGIEEAIQRYQLEKKELQNKREPFPPLAFEEESDSTSDDGIEEAIRCYQLEQLKEKSAVKPFLHKQKPFSKSLMHAVGSASTDNMKKHKLKKKRGRADKEGKSLQPPPSSVFVQKSVLSDCSRGKGNGLHSIKVESAEEQPVPAPPKVNTTAELMCAEAILDISKTVMPSVFPHAVGLGSCTTTESSLQSSPPGNCPNEESNDSSIDSEDGIEQEIRKFLEQKAQLHKQPTQEPPSAHEPEKVKAKDVAIQKKPLKTSITQRRRHKEEKRGVSNLSGMDDAVKETATAPLPEHSKESNSSACSQRSLAHAAAGLRKTDQSGDKSSSLDSDEDLDTAIKDLLKTKKKSKKKTRDLKRKPRKRLRDEEPLLGNALQTKKLKPDPVSKGSALKKVQKSKTDIRDKSASSKNSVPRQMYTSKCVEHEMHEGETDRLKGTQGQGLTLLHNIQAAPDLKEDSSSVDSDDSIEQEIRRFLAEKAKVSTAEKGKDGDASQNGTAAVCTLLKNEDVKQEIQLAEIPRKSVGPLSGLPPLSSAAQDGPQGSPRDVSAVGAQSHLPSVRSRSPSLLEPADGAGAGAGAARGEQRRPVHDVTPKVEKPQPDLSPNAAHSRTNQSIKWRQSLGLPIRDTRAVNRTSFHITSSQVTETPSAATPYQCGGLKLQNVWSSARTTSRAPLPSSAENAANATLRSPVLSIFSTAKQRQRMSFTRGLTPGHRSQCSIEGERESTVHISKDKSVFVELESNRTNHVQVQSRERSQGKERVEGEGVKIESREVHVGRREEEFVDETDCESDRGSYPEKKQGFSTLSLSTAIDPGINISPCIALSTEERIRMFNRKYQRDEKCKKGSLLVRKKALQCVKRKLQFVSVTR from the exons ATGTACTTGATGAACGTACCTCCTGTCGCAGCGACGCAAACGGAATGGAGAGCGTGTGGCCCACCTGGAGGCTATAGCCTTCCAGTTTGCTTCAATGACTCTGACACAGAGTTGTCCACCAGAGGCGCACCTATCTCAGACAAGGTCCAGATGATCATAGAGAGCCTCAGGAGCACCCAGTCCTCACTCGAGATGGGCGATGAGATCGAGGGAAAGGGGCTGTCGGGACAGGAAGGCCACCCCCAGGTCTGCAACTTCGCAGTGGGTTCTTACGTCGGGGCCAAGTCCGAAACTAAAAGCCCCGCTGAGAACAGGCAGGcgcatgtttcctcctcaaacAACCACGAGAGCAGTGACTCTGATAGCGATGACTCTGTGGACCGAGGAATTGAGGAGGCGATACTGGAGTACCTGAAAGAGAAAGACGATCACAAACGCAAGGCGGAGCCGTGCCCCGCTTTCCTCCCGTCGCCCAAAATTCCCAGAAAAGGTCCGTCTGTTCCGGAGGTTTCCAGGCAGAACTCCGACAGCAGCGCGTTCTTGATTGCCAGTAGCCAGTTCGTCAAAGCGGAACCCACCGCAACACCAGCCACCATACCTATAAAAAAGTACATCAAAAACAAAGCCTCCCTAAGCGAAAACGCATCTAAGAACTTTGACTCCAATAAAAACACTACTGAAAGTTTAGTCTGTGCGAAAGAACAGACGAAGGCCCCCTTGAAAACGTTGAGCCTCTTCAACAAAGCCGTCAAGTTCCCGGTGAAAGTGAAGGTGGAGGAAGACTCGAATGATTCCAGCAGTGATGACGGCATCGAAGAGGCGATTCAAAGATACCagctggagaagaaggagctgCAGAACAAAAGGGAACCTTTCCCTCCTCTCGCGTTCGAAGAGGAGTCCGACTCCACCAGCGATGACGGGATAGAGGAAGCTATTCGCTGCTACCAGCTGGAGCAACTCAAGGAGAAGAGCGCTGTGAAACCATTCCTACACAAGCAGAAACCCTTCAGCAAGTCCTTAATGCATGCTGTTGGGAGTGCAAGCACGGACAACatgaagaaacacaaactgaagaaaaaacgAGGCAGAGCAGATAAAGAAGGGAAATCTCTTCaacctcctccttcatctgTTTTTGTCCAGAAGAGTGTGCTTTCAGACTGCTCCAGAGGCAAAGGAAACGGACTACATTCGATTAAAGTCGAAAGCGCCGAGGAGCAGCCGGTCCCGGCTCCCCCAAAGGTCAACACCACCGCCGAACTCATGTGTGCTGAGGCAATACTGGACATCTCAAAAACCGTCATGCCCAGCGTCTTCCCCCACGCCGTCGGACTCGGCAGTTGCACCACCACCGAATCTTCCTTGCAGTCCTCTCCGCCCGGCAACTGCCCCAACGAAGAAAGCAACGACAGCTCCATCGACAGCGAGGACGGCATCGAGCAGGAGATCAGGAAATTTCTCGAGCAGAAGGCCCAGTTGCACAAACAGCCGACCCAGGAACCTCCCTCCGCACATGAACCGGAGAAAGTCAAAGCGAAAGACGTCGCGATCCAAAAGAAACCATTAAAAACGTCAATAACgcagaggaggagacacaaagaggaaaaacgCGGCGTTTCCAACCTGTCAGGGATGGATGACGCTGTTAAGGAAACGGCCACCGCGCCTTTGCCTGAGCATTCGAAAGAATCAAACTCCTCGGCGTGTTCCCAGAGAAGTCTCGCACATGCAGCCGCCGGATTGCGCAAGACAGACCAAAGCGGAGACAAAAGCAGCTCGCTCGACAGCGATGAGGACCTAGACACGGCGATAAAAGACCTGCTCAAGACGAAAAAGAAGTCGAAGAAAAAGACACGAGACTTGAAGCGGAAGCCGAGGAAGCGCCTGAGGGATGAAGAGCCGCTGTTGGGGAATGCTTTACAGACCAAAAAGTTAAAGCCAGATCCTGTTTCCAAGGGTAGCGCTTtgaaaaaagtacaaaagaGCAAGACTGACATTAGAGACAAGTCTGCGTCGAGTAAAAACAGCGTCCCGCGGCAAATGTACACGAGTAAATGCGTGGAACACGAAATGCATGAAGGTGAAACGGACAGACTGAAGGGGACTCAGGGTCAAGGCCTCACGTTGCTGCACAACATCCAAGCTGCTCCCGACCTAAAGGAAGACAGCAGCTCGGTGGACAGCGACGACAGCATCGAGCAAGAGATCCGAAGGTTTCTCGCCGAGAAGGCGAAAGTTTCCACGGCGGAGAAGGGCAAAGATGGAGACGCGTCGCAAAACGGTACCGCCGCGGTTTGTACACTACTCAAAAATGAAGACGTTAAACAGGAAATTCAGCTGGCTGAGATTCCGAGGAAAAGCGTCGGTCCTCTTTCCGGACTGCCTCCGCTCAGTAGCGCAGCTCAGGATGGGCCACAGGGTTCGCCGCGAGACGTTTCTGCCGTCGGCGCACAATCGCACCTGCCGTCGGTCCGGTCGCGCAGCCCCAGTCTTTTGGAGCCGGCCGACGGGGCCGGGGCTGGGGCAGGGGCGGCCAGAGGCGAGCAAAGGAGGCCCGTCCACGACGTCACCCCGAAGGTGGAGAAACCCCAGCCGGATCTGAGCCCCAACGCCGCTCACTCTCGCACGAATCAGTCAATCAAGTGGCGCCAGAGCCTGGGGCTCCCCATCCGCGACACGAGGGCCGTCAATCGGACTTCATTCCACATCACGTCGTCCCAAGTCACCGAGACCCCATCGGCGGCCACGCCGTATCAGTGCGGGGGCCTCAAGCTGCAGAACGTTTGGTCCTCCGCAAGGACCACCAGCAGAGCACCTTTGCCCTCCTCCGCAGAGAACGCTGCAAACGCCACGTTAAGATCCCCCGTTCTGAGCATTTTTTCTACTGCCAAGCAGCGTCAGAGGATGTCCTTCACACGGGGCCTCACGCCCGGACACAGGTCCCAGTGCTCCATAGAGGGAGAGCGGGAGAGCACGGTGCATATCTCCAAGGACAAGAGCGTGTTTGTTGAACTGGAGTCTAACAGGACCAACCACGTCCAGGTTCAAAGCAGGGAAAGGAGCCAGGGAAAGGAGAGAGTGGAAGGCGAGGGCGTGAAGATAGAGAGCAGAGAAGTGCACgtaggaaggagagaggaagagttTGTAGATGAGACAGATTGTGAATCAGACCGCGGGAGCTATCCAGAAAAGAAGCAGGGCTTTTCCACATT GTCTTTGTCCACTGCCATTGACCCCGGCATCAACATCAGCCCTTGCATAGCTCTCAGCACAGAGGAGAGAATCAGGATGTTCAACAGGAAGTACCAGCGAGATGAAAAATGCAAGAAG GGATCTCTTCTTGTGCGCAAGAAGGCTTTGCAGTGTGTCAAAaggaagctgcagtttgtttcaGTGACCAG ATGA